The Vallitalea okinawensis genome window below encodes:
- a CDS encoding zinc dependent phospholipase C family protein, giving the protein MKKFELVQGKLLRKLLEYINPFKKLIITTECEVHVFNNIQALEVLRKFNYSKEYNLLNDYLSFINKGSIWADQDFRSINHFYSPNKKRGLFGHSNALNLASDYYDKASYFWRINDKDLSMFYLGACVHVIQDVTIPQHVTIRLLSKHRHYENFVKYTYDLISEYKATEKPIFLKSPEEYIQYNAKRAYYVGWKLRPLEDDKLRFHKQTLYSLPLAQRTTAGVFLMFLNAHPQK; this is encoded by the coding sequence ATGAAAAAATTTGAATTGGTACAGGGCAAACTTCTAAGGAAATTACTAGAATATATTAACCCTTTTAAAAAATTAATTATTACAACTGAATGCGAGGTTCACGTCTTTAATAACATTCAGGCACTTGAAGTACTTAGAAAATTTAATTATTCTAAGGAATATAATTTGCTAAATGACTATCTGAGTTTCATAAATAAAGGCTCAATATGGGCTGATCAGGATTTTAGAAGCATAAATCATTTTTATAGCCCGAATAAAAAAAGAGGATTATTTGGTCACAGTAATGCTCTTAATTTAGCATCAGATTATTATGATAAAGCTTCCTATTTTTGGCGTATTAATGATAAGGATTTAAGCATGTTTTATTTAGGTGCTTGCGTGCACGTTATCCAGGACGTTACGATTCCTCAACATGTAACTATTCGACTATTATCCAAACATCGTCATTATGAAAACTTTGTTAAGTATACTTATGACCTTATTAGTGAGTATAAAGCAACTGAAAAACCTATCTTTCTAAAATCTCCAGAAGAATATATTCAATACAATGCCAAACGAGCATATTACGTAGGCTGGAAATTGAGACCTCTAGAAGATGACAAACTAAGGTTTCATAAACAGACATTGTATTCTCTTCCATTAGCTCAAAGAACAACTGCGGGTGTTTTTCTTATGTTTTTGAACGCCCATCCTCAAAAGTAA
- a CDS encoding SRPBCC family protein: MSRKLKTIIENNDIYFDFVINVPVSGVWKQLTTEEGIKSFFAPHFKVDFEVGGRFEILFDTAQEAGKQGSEGMTILALEKEKLLSFTWSAPPEIPTIRLQRTMASFYLFEESGKTRIVFRNIGFGQGEDWRKARNYFIRAWGEIVLPRLKYSLEVEAINWLNMQSIEPINYSQ; encoded by the coding sequence ATGAGTAGGAAACTTAAGACTATAATTGAGAACAATGATATTTACTTTGATTTTGTTATTAATGTTCCAGTCAGTGGTGTTTGGAAGCAATTAACAACGGAAGAAGGTATCAAGTCCTTTTTTGCGCCTCATTTCAAGGTAGATTTTGAGGTTGGAGGTAGGTTTGAAATCCTTTTTGATACGGCACAAGAAGCCGGCAAGCAAGGATCAGAGGGAATGACTATCCTTGCCTTAGAAAAAGAAAAACTACTCTCCTTTACTTGGAGTGCACCCCCTGAGATACCTACCATTAGGCTACAAAGAACAATGGCTAGCTTCTATTTATTTGAGGAAAGTGGTAAAACAAGAATAGTTTTTAGAAACATTGGGTTTGGACAAGGTGAGGATTGGAGAAAAGCGAGAAACTATTTCATAAGAGCATGGGGAGAAATTGTTTTGCCAAGACTAAAGTATTCCTTAGAAGTTGAAGCGATAAATTGGCTGAATATGCAATCTATTGAGCCAATCAATTATTCACAGTAA
- a CDS encoding OsmC family protein encodes MSEKKVQVNFTNEFKGELVAPNGNAKIGSAEGTIAPYDMLFGGLASCLYATFLEIAQKKRIGFDAAHFEVSGEKREEVPTTLKWVNVKVTIKNAEKEKGLVKSMELASQYCSIYQTISKVAEMSWDIKFE; translated from the coding sequence ATGTCTGAAAAAAAAGTACAGGTTAATTTTACAAATGAGTTTAAAGGTGAATTAGTTGCACCAAATGGAAACGCAAAAATAGGTAGTGCGGAAGGGACTATTGCGCCATATGATATGCTTTTTGGCGGTCTAGCATCTTGCTTATATGCTACTTTTTTAGAAATAGCTCAGAAAAAACGTATTGGATTTGATGCTGCACACTTTGAAGTGAGTGGAGAAAAGCGTGAAGAGGTTCCAACAACTTTGAAATGGGTAAATGTTAAGGTTACTATAAAAAATGCCGAGAAGGAAAAGGGCTTAGTTAAGTCTATGGAACTTGCTTCACAATATTGCTCAATTTATCAAACTATTTCCAAGGTAGCAGAGATGTCTTGGGATATCAAATTTGAATAA
- a CDS encoding NUDIX hydrolase, producing MIEKIINKYKNHYPDSMITYRESAVMILLKKVQEVWHIVFEVRAFHLNSQPGDICLPGGKRDLNETHKDTAIRETVEELGIDESGIQYIGAMDYLENPYGIRIYPHIGILDNNVIMSPNSDEVDHIFYVPLDFFIQEKPKGYNIKVGPVNFKDFPFDKIRGGKNYPFRTGNNTKYFYEYKDYIIWGFTADIIKYFTDSLKDV from the coding sequence AATTAATAAATATAAAAATCATTATCCTGATTCAATGATTACATATAGAGAAAGTGCAGTTATGATTCTATTAAAAAAAGTTCAAGAGGTTTGGCATATAGTGTTTGAAGTTAGGGCATTTCATCTCAATAGCCAGCCTGGGGATATCTGTTTACCTGGTGGTAAACGAGATCTTAATGAAACACATAAAGATACTGCTATTAGAGAGACAGTTGAAGAACTTGGAATAGATGAAAGTGGCATTCAGTATATTGGTGCCATGGATTATCTAGAAAATCCCTATGGTATTCGAATCTATCCACACATTGGTATTCTAGATAACAATGTTATTATGTCCCCCAATAGTGATGAAGTAGACCATATTTTTTATGTTCCTCTTGATTTTTTTATACAGGAAAAGCCAAAAGGTTATAATATCAAAGTGGGACCTGTTAATTTTAAGGATTTTCCATTTGATAAAATAAGGGGTGGGAAGAACTATCCTTTCAGAACAGGAAATAATACTAAATACTTTTATGAATATAAGGATTACATTATTTGGGGGTTTACTGCTGATATCATCAAATATTTTACGGATAGTTTAAAAGATGTATAA